CAGGGAAGCTACCTTGATAGTTCTTACGTAGTGGACCTGAACCGCCAGGTCCTTTTACTTTTCTGTCTTGAGGCCACACAAATGACTGGGCCGAAATGTTCATTCTCCCCTGGGAGATTCGAATCTTGGTACTTTCCATTGGGTGTTTCTTGATCAACAATCCCTCTGCGGAATTTTGAATGTAATTAGGTCGTTTTCCCTTCCTGCTAATTTCATTTTGTTGCGAATCTCAATTGGTCGCCATTTCCCTCACCTTCCTCTCAAATTCACCCCTTGTCAGAGAAAACATTCGGGTCCCTTATCCAATTGGGATGTGGTGGGTCTTGTCAGGATGCTTAACGGGTTTGCCGCCATACAACTATAACCAACCTGCTCTCAAATCACATGATCTTGCCCTACTGTCCAAGGGCGCCTAGAGACATCTGTCAACGGTTTTAACATCGGAATTTTGTTGATCAAGATTGTGGTGGTGTTCCAACCCTTCAATGACTCCCTGTTCTTTTAGATTTTATGCAAATCGGGGATGTTGATTAAATTCCGAAGAGAGGCACATGGTTTGCTTAAACGAACGGAAGACAGGGACACTTATTATTTGAGGGACATTATGAAAATCTGTGAAAAATGTCAGGGTGCAATGGTGGTCGAGCGCGCTGTGGATTTGGAGGTCGGATTAAGTCTTTTGTATTTTGCTTGCTTAAATTGTGGGAAACGGATTCAGGCGGAAAAAGAACCGAGACCTCTAGTCCATTAATCCTTGATTAAGGCAACCATGAATGGGGAGGAGTTATGCAAGAACAGAGTCGACCATTGACTTATGATGAACGAAAGGCGGCCGAAGCAGCTTTTCGAGGGGCGCCGTTCGATCCACAATTGTCCGAATCAGCCAGAAAGGTTTATCTCGGGATTTCCTCCGCAATGGCGAACAAACGGAATGAGGCGTTTCAGGAATATGATCTTTCGCAAAGGCCGGTTTCAGGAAAAAGAGCGTCAAATGAATCGCAGGGTCGATCGAGAGCAAAATCTTCTTTATGGTAATCTGGGCTCACTTTTCTGAGGACGACCCGAGGATCGGGTCGTCCTCAGTTAGCACCTTCCATTATGCTTGACCGCCCGGTATTCCTCATTCCAAGTATTTTTTTTTGGTTACGGGATCGCCCCGGCGAGGAGTTTTGTCGGAGAGAGTATATCTGGGTTGTGAAGTTAACTATGCCAAAGAATGTTCGGGTGTCTTCGAAGTCTTGAGTCAATTCTTTCCGCCAATTTTGGTGCTGAGGTATGATGATCAAAATACCATCACCATATTCCCGCCATTGATGAAGTGGTCAATTAACAAAATTTTTAACTGCAACACCACAAATTCCTTTTCACCGGATCAATTTCATTACACACCTCTCCCTTTGACATACAGAGATGGCCCCCAATTTTTGGACAGCTCCCTAAGTGAAATCTTATGCATTATATTTTCGTTCAATGAATGGGGCAGAAGATGACAGGAGGCTCTCGAGAGAATCTTTTCCCCTGGCTGAGTGAACGGAGCGCTTGGTCCTTGGGTTCGATGGCTGACTAAAGTAGCGGAAAAGCATTAACCCCAAATACCTAAAAATTCCATTTTAGGTTTACGCATAGCTCTTTTAGGTTAGGGAAAAGGCCTTCCAATGGTGTCTGGTTTGGAAGGTTATGTCGCAACAAATTTTATGCCTATTTGAGCTAGCAGTACGGGCTCATCTTGATCAATCCTATTTTTGGTTTTGGGTGTCTCTATGGCGGGATGAAGATGAGGTGAATAGGGACCTCAGGCCCTTCAGTGCTCGTTATTGAGGAAGTTGTGCTTTTATTTTTGCCAATGCCAATTGTTTTAGGGTGCGCAAGTCCAACTTACCTGTTCCCAATACAGGGAGACGATCCACTTTGATGAAATTGCTCCGTTTGGGGATGAAAAGATTAGGCAACCCATGAGTGGTGACCTTTTCCAAAATTTCCGGGATGGCCGATTCATCGAGGGTATGTAAGACCACCAGTTGCTCCCCTTTCCGTTCATCAGGCACGGCGGTGACAGCCAAAGTCATAGTCTCGGTATTTGCTGCTTCCATTAGGGCACTCTCAACTCGTCCATGAGGAATCATCTCACCACCGATTTTGGAAAATCGGGAGAGGCGATCGGTAATGGTAATAAACCCATCCTCATCCAGGGCGGCAATATCTCCGGTAATGTACCATCCCTGTCGTATCACTTTTGCGGTCAAATCTTCACGTCCTAAATACCCACTCATGACGTTTGGTCCCTTGACTAACAGCATGCCTGGAGTCCCGACCGGCAATGGTTGCTCGGTGTCAGGATCCACAATTCTGACAGACACGCCTGGAAGTGGTTGTCCGACCGTTCCCCGCCGAGAGGCGGATTGGAAAAATCCAGAAGCCCGAAAATCCGGACAATTGACGGCAATCACCGGAGCACATTCTGTGACTCCATATCCTTCAATGGGACGAATGCCAAATCGTTCTTCGAATGCGATCAGTAGCCGGTCGGGTAATTTTTCTGCGCCTGTGAGCACGATCCGAAGGGAACCAAATTGTTCAGGGGTGCAGCGGCGCAGGTACAGTTGCAGGAAAGTCGGGGTCGTTAACAGGATGGTGACTCGATGCTTGTGGATCAGATTCCCAATGGGACCGGCATCCATTGGAGAAGGATGATAGATTACGCCCGCTCCATGAATAACCGGAAACCACAGCGTGGTCAGATAGCCGAAAGAATGAAAGAACGGCAAAATCCCCAAAATCCGGTCGTTGTGATCCAGGTGAAGGACTTGGGCAATTCCTTCCACGTTTGAGTCAAGGTTGAAATGACTCAGCGGGACGCCTTTGGGCTCTCCAGTACTTCCACTACTAAAAATAATCGTGGCGATATCATCAATGGATGGATGCATGGTCGCCCCACAAAAACGCTCCACCTTCCGGATTGGAGCGAAGAGCCCAAATAACATAGCGGTAATTCGAGCCTGCCCATCAATCGTGTTTCGAATCTCCTCGATCCAGATAGGCGTGAGGTTCATCGGCAATTCGAGATTGGCCTTTTCTAAGAAAACGCGACTGGTGAGAACAGTCACTAGGCCTGCTTGGTTTGATGAAGATTCCATCCCTTGCACCCCAACCGTATAATTCAAGTTGACGGTGGTTCTTCCAGAAAGCGTTGCCGCCATATTGGCGAGCGCGCCACCTACACTTGGAGGTAGGAGAATTCCCACCGTTTGTTGCCCTTCCCAGTGAGATCTGAGGGCTCTTGCCAAAGCGATAGCGCCTGTCAGTGCCTCGAAGCAGGAGAGTCGAGGTCTGGTTGCATCTCCAAATACGACGCGAAACGGGTGTTTGCGCATGGACCAGACAAAGCTGTGATGGAGAGGGCGTCGTGTGAGTTTTCGTAAATGCCATGCCGTTTCTCCTAATTCCTGGACGGCCTGCCGTACCTCTTCAGCGGATGTGGTGGAGGGGAGGGGGGCGCCGACAGAGAGCGTAATTGGATAGGGGAATCGGGTTGGCCATTTTGCTAAAAAACGTCCGCCGATGAAGCTAAAGATACTCCCCCAGACCCGGTCAAGGTTAATGGGAATAATGGGCACATCCCGGCCTTTGACAATACGAGTGAATCCCGAACGAAAGGGTAAAAGGTTGCCTGTGCGGGTAATTTGTCCTTCTGGAAAAATGCAAACCAGTTCTCCTTGATCAAGACTCTGTCCCGCTTGTCGTATCGCGTGTAAGATTTCTCTAGGGGATCCGTTCGAAGAAATTGGAATGACCCCCATGATTTTGGCAAAGGGTTGGAACACGCGATGGTCATAATAATTTTGGTCGACGAGAAAGCGAATGGGGCGATCGGTGGTGGAGAGTAGGAGTAGTCCATCGATGAAGGAGACATGGTTGGGTACCAGCAGTGCCCCACCTTCCTGCGGGATATGATCCCGTCCTGTGATGGTAAGTCGATAGATGGTGTGAGTAAACAAGACTAACAACAACCGAATAAACATTTCCGGGAGGACCCGAAGTGCCCAAATGGTTAGAGCTGCGCTTCCCAGACCGGATATGAGAAAAATATTGCTGGCGCTGAGTCCGATCTT
The sequence above is a segment of the Nitrospira sp. MA-1 genome. Coding sequences within it:
- a CDS encoding acyl-[ACP]--phospholipid O-acyltransferase, giving the protein MTEAYSASPPPATQSSALRGLLVAQFFGAFNDNAWKLIVALLAIKQVAASAGGASGPELEAATQATTTQAFVIFTLPLMVVSAFAGVFSDRFSKRTVIVVMKAVEVLLMGAGTAALFWNPLGGILPLLVLAAMGAQSALFSPSKYGIIPELLPHHRLSWGNGQIEMWTFIAIIAGTALAGLMLDLSGQTPWLTGLVLMMCSGIGLWASLFIPTVPRARLDGGVRETWKAAIEALRFDRVLKLGIMGAIAFWTLASLVGQDVLIYAKVVLHLSDSLSGLPLAAFGIGVGIGSLLVGKLSAAKVELGYLPLGGTGITASLFALGFGEPQLGGTLIAMGCLGLASGFVVVPLNALIQWRSPADRRGAVIAFANTLVFGGVLLGSLGSGFFSKIGLSASNIFLISGLGSAALTIWALRVLPEMFIRLLLVLFTHTIYRLTITGRDHIPQEGGALLVPNHVSFIDGLLLLSTTDRPIRFLVDQNYYDHRVFQPFAKIMGVIPISSNGSPREILHAIRQAGQSLDQGELVCIFPEGQITRTGNLLPFRSGFTRIVKGRDVPIIPINLDRVWGSIFSFIGGRFLAKWPTRFPYPITLSVGAPLPSTTSAEEVRQAVQELGETAWHLRKLTRRPLHHSFVWSMRKHPFRVVFGDATRPRLSCFEALTGAIALARALRSHWEGQQTVGILLPPSVGGALANMAATLSGRTTVNLNYTVGVQGMESSSNQAGLVTVLTSRVFLEKANLELPMNLTPIWIEEIRNTIDGQARITAMLFGLFAPIRKVERFCGATMHPSIDDIATIIFSSGSTGEPKGVPLSHFNLDSNVEGIAQVLHLDHNDRILGILPFFHSFGYLTTLWFPVIHGAGVIYHPSPMDAGPIGNLIHKHRVTILLTTPTFLQLYLRRCTPEQFGSLRIVLTGAEKLPDRLLIAFEERFGIRPIEGYGVTECAPVIAVNCPDFRASGFFQSASRRGTVGQPLPGVSVRIVDPDTEQPLPVGTPGMLLVKGPNVMSGYLGREDLTAKVIRQGWYITGDIAALDEDGFITITDRLSRFSKIGGEMIPHGRVESALMEAANTETMTLAVTAVPDERKGEQLVVLHTLDESAIPEILEKVTTHGLPNLFIPKRSNFIKVDRLPVLGTGKLDLRTLKQLALAKIKAQLPQ